From the Rhodopirellula islandica genome, one window contains:
- a CDS encoding DUF1853 family protein, which translates to MSERSAAANDEKEVLAEINAFESAFGYNADDMKDLFARSPESFRRFAAARPMTMHYDDRLNQYAKDLLWVVNSPSLLSPAADGSSLALSQIDEQHLWAFMEEQVSNKVGPYFERLILYWLQHIRGLEIIAHALPIRDQGKTLGEIDFLFVDERGRLTHWEVAVKFYLYLTGQPCRGSHFVGPNSSDTFERKTQRMHEHQLLLSERIRKDIEVREAIVKGCLFYPPGVDSVPEQPRWMSANHDRGLWVHHRELQKVTDPGCEFRILKKPHWLSVNSSGDASAPWMDIEKFLTAVDQQSAQFDRPIFAARRCLSRVASTDLIERFFIVPNQWPDN; encoded by the coding sequence ATGTCAGAGAGAAGTGCAGCCGCCAACGACGAGAAAGAGGTGCTTGCGGAGATCAACGCGTTTGAGTCCGCCTTTGGATACAACGCGGACGACATGAAGGATTTGTTCGCACGGTCGCCCGAATCGTTCCGACGATTCGCCGCCGCACGTCCCATGACAATGCACTACGACGATAGGTTGAATCAATACGCCAAAGACTTGCTTTGGGTGGTGAACAGCCCATCCCTCCTTTCGCCAGCAGCGGATGGCTCGTCGCTTGCGCTTAGCCAAATTGATGAGCAGCACCTCTGGGCTTTCATGGAGGAGCAGGTGTCGAACAAGGTCGGGCCGTACTTTGAACGATTGATCTTGTATTGGCTCCAACACATTCGCGGCTTGGAAATTATCGCACACGCATTGCCGATTCGCGACCAAGGCAAGACGCTCGGCGAGATTGATTTTCTTTTCGTTGACGAGCGAGGCAGGCTCACTCACTGGGAAGTCGCGGTGAAATTTTACCTGTACCTGACCGGGCAACCCTGTCGCGGAAGTCACTTTGTGGGACCGAACTCAAGCGACACGTTCGAGCGGAAGACGCAACGGATGCATGAACATCAGTTGTTGTTGAGCGAACGCATTCGAAAGGACATTGAAGTTCGCGAAGCGATCGTGAAAGGTTGCTTGTTCTACCCGCCCGGGGTCGACAGCGTGCCAGAGCAGCCAAGATGGATGTCAGCCAATCACGACCGAGGATTGTGGGTGCATCATCGCGAACTGCAGAAGGTTACGGACCCGGGGTGTGAATTTCGAATACTGAAAAAGCCTCACTGGTTGTCGGTGAATTCAAGCGGTGATGCGTCAGCACCATGGATGGATATCGAGAAGTTTCTCACCGCCGTCGACCAGCAATCCGCGCAGTTTGACCGCCCCATTTTCGCGGCTCGTCGTTGCCTGTCCCGTGTCGCCTCGACGGACCTCATCGAGCGTTTCTTCATTGTTCCCAATCAGTGGCCCGACAACTGA
- a CDS encoding alpha/beta hydrolase fold domain-containing protein, with product MNHSFRLSVLLTLTLTAACCWTSDAFAQRERPTIKNRLENDDSNDDGKVTKDEFSGPPKLFERLDRDGDGQIDIEEVVGNMSVRRPENGRNPSPRAPRGVEVKRDVVFGKGGDRDLKMHIVLPESKPSKPLPAYVWIHGGGWQAGSKEGGVNQVARIVAEGFVGATIEYRLTGEAPFPAQIEDCKCAIRFLREHADQYGIDPDRIAVGGSSAGGHLVALLGTSGDVDELEGSGGWPEQSSRVQAVVDLYGPTDFSKFVTTKGFESHNRDGSPESKLLGGGDVLGNDKGIRRVNPITYIDDKDPPFLIIHGTSDPVVPANQSQLIHEALESAGVETTLKLIRGAKHGGREFADPEIRDLITTFLKKHLQPSE from the coding sequence ATGAATCATTCTTTCCGCCTATCAGTCCTGTTAACGCTGACGCTGACCGCCGCATGTTGCTGGACTTCGGACGCGTTTGCGCAGCGTGAACGTCCGACCATCAAGAATCGATTGGAAAACGATGATTCGAACGACGACGGGAAAGTCACCAAGGATGAATTCAGTGGTCCCCCGAAACTATTCGAGCGTCTTGACCGTGACGGCGACGGTCAAATCGACATTGAGGAAGTTGTCGGAAACATGTCCGTAAGACGTCCCGAAAACGGCCGAAACCCATCTCCTCGTGCACCGCGAGGTGTCGAAGTCAAACGCGATGTCGTCTTCGGTAAAGGCGGCGACCGCGACCTCAAAATGCACATCGTTTTGCCCGAGTCAAAACCGAGCAAACCATTGCCGGCTTATGTTTGGATCCACGGTGGTGGATGGCAAGCGGGTTCCAAGGAAGGCGGCGTCAACCAAGTCGCGAGAATCGTGGCGGAGGGCTTTGTTGGCGCGACGATCGAATATCGCCTGACCGGTGAAGCCCCATTTCCGGCACAAATCGAAGACTGCAAATGTGCCATTCGCTTTCTTCGTGAACACGCCGACCAATACGGTATCGATCCAGATCGCATCGCTGTCGGTGGCAGTTCAGCGGGCGGCCACTTGGTTGCATTGCTCGGAACCAGCGGCGACGTCGATGAACTCGAAGGCTCCGGCGGTTGGCCGGAGCAATCCAGTCGCGTGCAGGCAGTGGTCGACCTTTATGGACCAACTGACTTTTCGAAGTTTGTCACCACGAAAGGTTTTGAGTCCCACAACCGGGATGGTTCGCCGGAATCGAAATTGCTCGGCGGAGGTGATGTCCTCGGAAACGACAAAGGAATCCGTCGCGTCAATCCAATCACCTACATCGATGACAAGGATCCGCCCTTTCTGATCATTCACGGAACGAGTGATCCCGTCGTTCCGGCGAACCAGAGCCAACTGATCCATGAAGCTCTCGAATCAGCCGGGGTCGAAACAACTCTCAAACTGATTCGAGGCGCAAAGCATGGTGGCCGCGAATTTGCAGATCCCGAAATTCGCGACCTGATCACGACGTTTTTGAAGAAGCACCTTCAACCGTCTGAGTGA
- a CDS encoding DUF1697 domain-containing protein: protein MTTWIALFRGINVGGKNKLPMAALRSILESIGCQSVLTYIQSGNVVFSCEPSSKEAIAERIADAVDENFGFRPQVMLLTKDEFQSTVANNPFADAVAAPKTLHYFFLSTPPVHRDLATLAELATATERFDLIENVFYLHAPDGFGTSKLANSVERKLGVATTARNHSTIEKLASLLNSG from the coding sequence ATGACAACCTGGATCGCTCTTTTTCGCGGCATCAACGTTGGTGGCAAGAACAAGTTGCCGATGGCTGCCCTGCGATCAATTTTGGAATCCATCGGATGTCAGTCGGTTCTCACTTACATTCAAAGTGGGAACGTCGTGTTCTCGTGCGAGCCTAGCTCGAAAGAAGCAATTGCCGAACGAATTGCCGACGCGGTGGACGAGAACTTCGGGTTCAGGCCTCAAGTGATGCTTCTGACGAAAGATGAATTTCAATCCACCGTCGCGAACAATCCGTTCGCCGATGCTGTTGCCGCTCCCAAGACGCTCCACTACTTTTTTCTCTCGACCCCACCGGTTCATCGAGATCTTGCGACACTCGCCGAACTCGCGACCGCTACCGAACGCTTCGATTTGATTGAAAACGTGTTCTATCTCCACGCTCCCGACGGGTTTGGAACGTCCAAATTGGCCAACAGCGTTGAACGAAAGCTGGGTGTTGCCACGACCGCTCGCAACCACTCAACGATTGAAAAACTCGCGAGCCTTTTGAATTCGGGATAG
- the pelA gene encoding pectate lyase, translating to MQRISIAILAVFAVNASLLFAATPAEKVARQPGEWFRGAEGQRAMRCILSWQTDHGDWPKNIDTTTKPFPADRDKPNGTFDNGATIGELQALARAFKATSQDEYKSAFLKGFDHLLAAQYPNGGWPQYFPLSKKYHRHITFNDGTMINIMQFLEEVAEIPTYEFLDEQRLVRTRTALTRGIECILDCQVIVDGERTVWCAQHHAETLAPVLARSYEHPSLSGAESAGILLYLMELNEPSPRVIQAVESGVKWFDSVQVNGYHYQKRKELPSLIADNNAPSIWARFYDIKTNRPMFSDRDGTIVYDLDLVGEERRSGYTWYGNWGSKVAKAHAKWMK from the coding sequence ATGCAGCGGATATCCATCGCGATCCTGGCGGTTTTCGCCGTCAACGCTTCACTGCTCTTCGCCGCGACGCCGGCCGAGAAAGTTGCACGGCAACCTGGCGAATGGTTCCGAGGTGCTGAAGGGCAACGAGCGATGCGTTGCATTCTGTCTTGGCAAACCGATCACGGCGATTGGCCAAAGAACATCGATACCACAACAAAACCGTTCCCTGCGGACCGAGACAAACCCAACGGCACCTTCGACAATGGTGCCACCATTGGTGAACTGCAAGCCTTGGCGAGAGCGTTCAAAGCGACGAGCCAAGACGAATACAAGTCAGCCTTTTTGAAAGGTTTTGATCATCTCTTGGCCGCCCAGTATCCCAATGGTGGTTGGCCACAGTACTTTCCGCTCAGCAAAAAGTACCACCGCCACATCACCTTCAATGACGGCACGATGATCAACATCATGCAGTTCCTTGAAGAGGTGGCTGAAATCCCAACCTACGAGTTCTTGGACGAGCAACGCTTGGTTCGGACGCGAACCGCATTGACTCGCGGGATCGAGTGCATTTTGGATTGCCAGGTAATCGTTGACGGTGAACGGACCGTTTGGTGTGCTCAGCATCATGCCGAAACGCTCGCCCCGGTCCTGGCTAGAAGCTACGAGCATCCATCGCTCAGTGGTGCTGAGAGTGCAGGAATACTCCTCTACCTGATGGAATTGAATGAACCATCACCACGAGTGATTCAGGCAGTGGAATCCGGCGTGAAGTGGTTCGACTCGGTTCAAGTGAACGGGTACCACTATCAAAAGCGAAAGGAGCTTCCATCGCTGATTGCAGACAACAACGCTCCGTCAATCTGGGCTCGTTTTTACGACATCAAAACCAACCGTCCGATGTTTAGCGATCGCGATGGGACAATCGTTTACGATTTGGACCTGGTTGGTGAAGAAAGAAGAAGTGGCTACACGTGGTATGGAAACTGGGGATCAAAGGTCGCCAAAGCTCACGCAAAATGGATGAAGTAG